In the genome of Daucus carota subsp. sativus chromosome 9, DH1 v3.0, whole genome shotgun sequence, the window AACTATAGCTATTGTTAGAGCAAGTTCAATGGTGATGTTATAATAGATGTAGCTATTTTCataatttgaaaccaaaaagtgatttttgatgctaaaatagaacttatGATCCAATGATAAATGTAAAATAGAACCaaacatatccaaataaacCTATATTCTCATTACATAATCTTAAAGtacataactatatttgtcaaTATTAccttattaatgtattttgtcacttgcatgcttatgtggcaattatagcaccatcaatacttggttctatatttagaaccaagtatagcattttgctattttacattcaagtttagcatcccattggagttgagttttgtgcttgggtgctatattatagcaatagcacctaCTTTAACACctccattggacttgctcttataatttagcatcaaaaagtttttttatttagatgCATTTTGCGTCCAAATAATTCCAAATTTAAGCAACTTTAGTTCCTCTCTCCTAAACTTTATTTAAAGTTCACCACTATGCATACCAATTATAGTTAGTTGATAATGTGGCATGGATGCATAAATGCATCCTcagtttcaaatttaaaaccAAAGATGCATATGGTAAGTCGTAAATTTATAATGTATGCTTTCCGGATCCATGCAGCATATAAAAACACATGGGTGCTTGTATCAGACCTATCGATGCATTATAGTTTATCAGTTTGTGCAAGGAGATTATTTGATCGATGTGCAGgttcataaaaatcaaataccTGTATCTTGGAATTTCGGGTGTAGCTGTCTGGTCCATCTCCACCATTCATAGCTACAGTGTACTCCATTTTCTGACTGATATACATTTTAGTTTagtcaaaataatatatcaaatacatttttcttttatctcacaaattatatataaaaattttaaaataaataatcattttaaaacGGAGATAGTGACTTAAAACAACACAATTAAATGTACAAAGAAAACCAAATCACCGCCCATCTACACTACAAACACAACATATACATACAGCACacaatttatttactttttagcATAACTATATCACACAATTAAATCAACAAAAATACCCACAATAATCTCAATCTACCCTACACACCTACACGCAACACATACATACAGCTATTTTACAGAAAGTGTTaaacaaaatcataaaaccacCTGCAAATGAGAGAGGATGGAAGTGATAGTTGTCTTGTTAATGATGAGTCTTGTTAGTTTACCTCTGTTTTGAAGATGATGTGAGGGCAGCTGTGAATGTAGAAGAACCACTACTAGATCTACTCAGAAAAACAGCAGagaattgtttttgttttttttgcctCCGGGTTTTGTGATCTTTTGTCCTACTCTTATTCAAAAACTTGTACTGTAGTAATAAGTGTTCCTCCCCATCTCAACGTTGATTTCgggcacgtattttaaaatttattgaccACATagctatattatttatttttgaatttttatttttgcaaataaaaatttaaatataaaattttcattaacaaaagaaaaattttaaaaataatttttgaaactaTACGGTCAAggcaccttaagttacgtgtccaaagtcaactagctaatctaatttgggatggagggagtacaataAATATTTGTTGATACCCTTAAACATGTTAACCTCGAAGACGATCATtatactccttccatcccaaattagatgagttcGTCGACTTCGGGCACGCACTTTAAAGtctattgaccgcatagctacattacttatttttgaaattttatgtttccaaataaaaatttaaatatgaaattttcatttacaaaaaaaaaaaaaaaaatcggaactatacggtcaatgcaccttaacTTACGTGACCAAAATCAACTAGCTtgtctaatttgggatggagggagtaatatttacaGATCTACCTGTACATTAATAAAagatcggtttttctatggtgtgcccatgggcacacattaagcaccaaaatttatgaaattggagggtttctattggcttaccttctttattaatggtggaccccctgcagttacaacaaccacaccaatcaaaaccctccatttttattaatgttagtacttagcatgtgcccatgggcacacactagccaaaccgataAAAGATTTACAACTTGATTATGATTTTTTCGATATTGTGAAAAGTTCTGCCCACACGGTGACCGTAAAATTTTGGTCAAACTTGGTGGAAGAGAAGGACTACTAATGTCAAATCTATTCAAATTTCCTCTTGCTCGTCCACCGCCAAAAAGAGAAAGAATTGCGGGAGAAAAAAGAGTTTCCAAAtagttatcataaaaaatttccAGAAAATGACGTGTCCAGGTGATTATTGGAATAAGTCCTTAGTTAACATATCAcatggaaaaataaaaaaaataggattAATTGTCTAATTTTAATGTATCAAGAAGGTCCCTAAACTATAAACAGTATCAGGTCACTAAAATAACCATAAATATGCAACAACCATCTCGAAATATGAGTTCACgcagtaaaatattatttatagagttttatacattatttttaaatgttatcacaaccaactaaaaagttatgatttcctgtatttataataatagatttagattttatcaaatttatttgttatatattttttattatataattattttctttattttaattaaaaataaataataaataaatttaataaaatctaaatatattatcataaataccaTAAGTATTAATACTGGCCAGCTTGACTCAATGGAGAGTGATTTAACCTGGAAAACTGCCGTGTTATTTTGTGTGCGCGAGTGTGCAGGTGCATGTTTCTCCGTCGAAGCTAACAAGTTTAACAAACCTAAAAGTCACCTCATGCTTCATGGACCTTGCTTGTAAACTTACGCTAACTTAACAATAAATCATGAGGTTGCAACTTAAttcgaagttaaaaaatattactctcACATTAGCAAACAGAACTAACTTAACAATAAATCATAAGATTGTAATatccaaattaaaaaatattatactctcATTTAGTAAAAAGagttaaaattttcaagatgGCATGTTTGTCGGTAATTGTCTCACGTTAATTTTGAGAAAGACAGATCTCCAATAAATAGTATCGAAATATCAAGTTATGGCAATTTGTGACAATCTCACATGGCTTGTAGAAGCGACGTGAGATAATCTCACATGAATTCTAGAATCACTTGTCATTTCGATATAGTCTAATAATTCCACTAAATTTTTGGGAagagtataaaaaaataaattcacacGTACTCGGTCCAAAACAAACAATATTGTACTATTATCTTATTTTCATAATCAATTCTAAAATGTTTACgtaatttcaaaaattggtTATCATGAATAGTTTGATTCATTATACAAATTTATAGTTTagtttctgaaaattatgtataGATCTGAATTGAAAAGAGATGAACTAGAGAGGGAAGGAGCATGATCATTTGTAAGTAGTATAAAAGAAAAAGGTCGAGCTTTGATCTGATTGTATTACGAGATATCAAGAATTCGAATCTATCAAAGATAAAATGGATCCATAGTATGttctatttaattaaaaaacatattgaACAGTTTGTGGACTTGTGGGTACGTTTTGTTTACTTCAAAAGGGTTTTATAAGCAAGCGAAATTGCGTGCTGACAACATCATCACTATAAGCTCTTGCTTCATTCAAAACACATATATCTACCAAGATAAACAGACAAGAATTGATGTACATTTTTTACATGTAAGTACATATAAAGAGGAACTTTTCTTGGCTTGAACATAATTGATTCTCCTTTCTGCAAGACTTTCTGTGTTAGTTTCTTCATCTCCTGCTTTAAGTCAAGTATCTTTGTTATATTCCACCTTTTCTGTGTTAGTACTTTAAGAATATTCACTCTAAGTTGATAAAAACTCTGCATTCAACATCTCAGTTCTTGTCTGAAACTTTTCTGCAAGGAGGTTGTCCGAACATGGGAGATCACTTTGTGTTGTTAGTTGATCGGATGCTTACTGAATCCACCTTGGAGGCTGCGGTTGAAAGCAGGCACTTGGTGGCTCAAGAAAACAATGATACAGTTGTGGATTGCGCTTCCCACCTGGATTCTGAAACTGATTTGTCTCAGAGGAAAGTGGCTGAATGTAGGATATGTCAGGATGAAGACTTTGAGTCCTTGTTGGAAGCGCCTTGCTCCTGTCGCGGCAGTTTAAAGGTTGGTTTCACATCTATGTACTGTGTTATGGCTTGCCAGTGCTCATTTCTGTGATTCTTTCTTTTGTTCTGCAGTATGCTCATCGCAGATGTGTGCAAAGGTGGTGCAGAGTGAAGGGTAATACAACTTGCGAGATATGCAACCAGGTTCTTGTTCTTTCCATTGCTGTTACATTTTCCAGTTTTCGTTAAGTGATTATGCCTGTAAGGAGATTTCTCTGTTTAATTCTGGATGTGTATTATACAGTTGTTTAAGCCGAATTATACAGCTCCACCACCTGTGTTTCGACTTGGGCATATTCCAGTGAACTTAAGGTAGCTGTGTTTTCTTTCTCCGTTTGAGCACTTGCTTGTGAAGAGTGGTCCTTTGTAACACTTGAATAACTGATGGTTTCAGGGCTATCGGCAGACTTAACCTAATTGAATCTCACTCGATAGCAGTGGTTTCAGCTGATCGCAATTTTCTTGATCCTCTGGATGATGAATCTGCAGGTTCTGCTTCAAGAAGCTTCACGCGATATCTTTCATTAGCTGCAATCGTATGTTTTCTCCCCTAAAAAAACCTCAAACTAACCAAACCATACGTGTAAGaagtaaatatatactttatattcTAACTTCTAAGTTTGTTTTTTACGTGTTGGCTGTGCAGTTTATGGTTCTACTGATGTTAAGGCATACGCTTCCCCTCATTATCAATGGAACAGATGATTTTTCATTCCCCTTATTCGTGGTGAGATAAACTAGCCTTTAAATGAATCGAAAACCAACACTGCTACACTTCAAAGGATTCAGTCTCTCAATTTTTGTGATTTCAGTTCTTTCTCCTGCGCACTTCAGGAATAATTCTTCCAGCCTATATTATACTCAGAACAGTTGGGGCCATACGGTACCGCTGACTACACCAAAAATGTTTAAGATGGTAAGCTCTCTATTCTTCACCTATGGGCTATGGTGGTTATTTGGTGGATTTTCCGCTGATTATCGGCAATTAAGAAATGTATCCCTTTCTTGTGGTGAAGGAGATGATTCTACAGCCTATAAGCCACTTTAGCTTGCTCTCAAAGTTTCTGGAAAATTTGCTCAAATGGGAAAGGCTCGTTAAATGTGGTGCTACGAGTCTACTACTTCAGAAATCATCTATGGTTGATCAAACATGACTTATAGCATGAATGAAACATTCTTATACTCATCAAGTAATAAGCATCACACTAGCTTAGAGCTTGCTCTTATAATTTATGGCAATGCAGCTCTTACCTTTTCTTGAAGGGCTGTTTGCATGTACATATGTAACTATCTTTCATATTAATATGCTATATAGAgactttaaatttaaaaaaaaaaaaaaaagacaggGTATAAGctacaaatttataaaagagCTGATGGTTGTTAGGTAATGGAGTAACACCAATTAGTATTCTTGACAAATTATACTTGCTAGTAATCAGTAATGGGTTCATTTTGATCCCCTATTTCTCATTACAAGGCTATGGAATACTTGAATCGACTAATGTTACCTTCACAGCATCCAATATCTGACTGAAGTAACTAGCTTGTACATGTATCACTTCAAAATAACTTCCGATAAACAGGTGGATGAAACCTTTAACAGATATCTTATACTATGCCTGATATCTGCAAACCAAGTGCCAAATGCCTAGCATATCAGGAAGTGCCAGATGCCTAGCATATCAGGAAGCAACAAATATCAAGCACAAGCACAGAGAATTGATCTACAACCGCAAATTTAAATTGCTATTCAAAAGTAGCTTGTGAACAATTTTACTCCAAATATAGCGTCCATCTCATATGCATAAAAATGCTAGAACAAAGGAGTACACAAAACTAGAAGAGAAGCATGTATAAAGAAGAATGAAATCCTATTCCAAACTTGACACCAGTATATAAACCTGTACACTCCATTTTGTATAGTAACTGTAAGGCTATGAATGGTACAGAAGGGACCTCAACTGGTCACACGTAAAATGCTGCCATAAGGTTGAATATAGGAACCTGGTTTCACTTGCTTTCCAACCTTAATTCATTGCCATATATAAAGTGTTTCCTTTTAAAAATCTCAACTCCAGCTTCTCCTTTGCCTGAAACGTTGGtggaagaaaaacaaataagaaAGCAATTGTGCCACCTAGCAAAACTCCAATCCCTTTCTCTAAAATTCTCTTTTCAAATAGCTTCACTCCCACCatgtttttctctcttttttccttttaataaaatgttgACAAATGTTTTCGTGTTCGACTCTTCTACTCTATTCTAAAAGAGATTATGACTTTTAACAGTTATATGCTCTTTAAAGAATGAAGGTATAAGTACTTTCGATTCTTCTGTTTTGAACGCCAGAAGCAGGCGAGTGCTCCAAATGCACAACTTGCTAAAGCAATAGCAAGTGCTGCCCCCAAAGGAACAAGTGCATTTGTTGAAGTTGCTAAATCATCGATAACTGCCTTGTCACTTCCAGCCTCACCAAGAAGCTCCTTGTCTTTGTACAGTTTCACGAGTGTATTCCCATAATAGCTAGCCAAGAATTTGAAAACCTCATTCTGGTCCCAATCGATTTGATTCTCGGCATCACTCTGGGGGCTCTGAAGATAGCAAGAAGGGCAAAGTTGTTTTGGAGGCCACATCATCTTTGGGAATTTAGGATCACCAGTTCCTTGAGAGGCTTCTTCTTTCATTAGTCTACTGTTAACATTGTTATGCGCAGTCCACAACCAGAGGGCATAATCACGGGTACTGTTGAAAGGATTAGAGACACTGCAATGGTTTTCAACAGTCAGACAAGTTGAACTTGAAATTTTACTAAAAATGCTGCATTCACTATATTACCTTGAGCACATTTCATAAAAATGTTGGCGACACTCTTCGCAGATAAAGAAATTGTGAATAAACTTGCATGTGGCTGAAAATGCCATCTGGCTTTCTCCATCTTCAATTCTTACAGAAAGTGAATGTAGTAAAACCCACAATCCGCAACTACAGAAAGAAAAGGCATCGAAAATCATTAAAAGATGAAAATTTCCTGGACAACTTCAAATACGGAAGCAATGCAGACATCGAGCCAGCAATATTAGTTAACAAGTAGGAATACACTAGAAGTATAGCTCGTTAAATGTTGGTCATGACCAACTCACCTAAAAGTGAATATTTTAGTGACCAGCACCGACATTGTTGTCAATTAAATCAAAATGATCATGAAAGGTACTTAATTTAGCAAAGAGAACAAGGTAATTTTGAAATGTTAAGCTTTGCATGAATATTATAGTTCCTCAAATATCAGCCAATATAAGTTTTGACTTTGCAAGTCAGATTTGAAGGACAAAAGGAACAAAACCCCTTATAACTCTGTATCCACAGTATAACagttaataataaaaacatatccGAAAGTCATTCCAATTTCTGCGGGCATATGATGGTTTACTTCGCATCGGGTTCATCAAAAGGAAAAGAAGGAACCGCATAAAGAAGCAGCTTGCAAATATGAAACAACTATACGGGTTCTACATTAACGTTAATGCATAAGGAGGTATTCACAAAGGCTAATCCAAACAGTTAGAGTTCACCTATTCTTGAGATGCAATATGTTCAATACTTCCATAATATGCTTATATTGAGATTAGAAAAAACTTTATATACAAAAAGAGTGCAGATTCTTTTAGTTAATAGTTCAATTCTATACCAATGTGACTACCACTATCTTTTTTACTTAGATTTGATAATATTAAAACTTTCCATTGTGAAATCCAGTCTCTTACCCTATATCATTATTCATATACCGCGACTGAAGCCTACTCTCTTACAAGCCTTTTAAAACACAATTCTAATGCAactatagttattttttttcttcttgtgcCATCTCAACTTTAGTTTTAGCTCCCACTtggtaatatataattatattcatgtTTTAGATTCATATGAAAAGTAGATGTACTTGTtatgaaaacaaaatattaatacacATTTAAATAAGTAAAACATAATTACATAATGAGGAAAATATAGTCTGATAGAAGGCAGTACAATAGGCCATCTTTGGTAAaggtaaaatatataaatagctCTATGCAGTATGCCACCATCATCTCCAGCGATGGTTGACATAACCGTAACATATAGTGTCTCAGACTATGGGGGTATAGAAcaagttaaattaattaaaagataaatataGTACTAATCTTTTAGTTTATGTGGCTCCGCTAGGCCTCTACATATTTTTTCCCTTGATTTTCTCCACAGCATGTACCTGCCAAGTGCTAACAATGTATTTAATTTATTGTGTCGTGACATCTAGCATGTAACTCACAGATGCCACCTTGGATGTCGACTAGGTTATTATGGCTTCATCAACTAATAGTCTAAAAGCTTTCCTTGAAGAAGAAAAGTTAACTGCTTGACATTATTTCAATTCGCCGTTACATCCTATTAACAGTATACAAGTTCTTATAGACTAAATAGACAGTTTATACTACATGCAAACTTCTTTTGTTCTTTCAAGAACAGCAGACAATAATACTAAATACCAACTGTAAATATAAAAAGCAGTTACATAAGGTCTACACTTCTATAGCTACGTTTAAATAGGAAAAGCCGAAAGCAACAGCAAACAGGTCGAGGTGTGAGATATTTGTGGCTTGCAAAAGAACTTGAGACATTCCTTATCATTTCCAAATTGAGGTTGGTCTTTTTAAACAAGGCAAACTATTTTTGCCCATTTAAACAAAACATTCATCATTTATTCAGATTTCAGATGATAATTCAAATCGATATAGCTAAACATTATTAAGCATAAAAAATAAGCTTATATTTACCTAAAGCCTCTTGTTTCGTTATTGCTACCACGACAAAACATCTGCAATAGAAATCCACAgcgaaatttatttaatttcatgATAATCATATTCAAACTAAGTGTGTTAATAATTTTCAGCAGATATTTGCAAATCAAgagcaaaaataaaattgaaggcTACTGTTTTAACCCTTGGAGTGTAGTAATGTACATAAACATGATGCCTAATTTGTAAACTCAGCTAAGCCTTGAGACCTAAACAGAGTTGTTGCGGCTAACTTAAATATTTAGCTGCTTAAATTTTCAGATAACGGTAATACTGTTTGTTTGTTGTAGTTCAACTGTGGTATCTTTATTCAAAGCGGTTAACCCATATGATTATTGTTAATCTCAAGATTGCAAAACCAGATTAGAAAAGTTACGATGACTGAAATTACACATTCAACAATTATTAGAGAAAAAAGAAACTCGATCATATTCAGAAATCCTGCACAAAGTTGGTTAGACACAAGTTGCACACTCATATATTCAGAACACAAGACTCACATAATATCCACGAGGAACTTCGCTGCCACAAATATGAGAATTACTTAAGGTAATTGGTCCACTTGTCATACATTCTTGTTTCTTGCCTGACAAGATATCTGATGGACACAAATCATCAAAGTTTACTAGTATATTCGCACTTCCTTTCCGGCACCTGATACAAAAAAATCAGAGGTAAACAGTGAAGGAAATTGCAATATGTAGTACACTGGTTCTGGACACAAAAGGGTTGCAGTGTTGCACTAACCTCCTAGAAGGGTGATGCGCCACGATAAGTTGAAGAAATTCTATAAAAGATGCTCGAGTCTTAGATTTTATCATCTGTTCAAATGCATATGCATAGTAAGTAATCACTTATCAAACAGCAGGTCATCAGATATCTAACACTAAGACGAGGATACAAAAACAGATGTGCACCTTGTGTTCTAAGATTAAGTTAAAGGCCATTGATGTTGCTTCCTCAATATCGTAAACAGCACGTGCAATCTTTATAAAGGCAGGCATTAAAAAAGTTAATAcacataaccaaataacaaaggGAAATCTAATGTTTAATAATATGAAGCAAGTCTATAAGGACCTGTCCAGGATCTGAGAGATTTGATAAAACATGCTCATTCTCATATTTCCCATCATCTAAGCTGTACGAGCTGTCATTGAGAGGGAAAAAAGCATACAACACTGTGTAAGTCACATAAACTAAGCTTATGTGTATTATGTATTATACCATTATATATCCACAAAAAAGACACAGTTCTACtatacaaaatatacataaatcTGGGGATCCTTGCCAATAAAGAAATTGTATAAACTAATTTACTTCACTTCAGTACCATAAAGAACCAAATATTATACTACTACAAAGATGTAACCTGCACAACAATTATACCTTAAATAAACCCATAATGTTAAGACGTGTGATAGTGTTGGTTTAACCCTCGCACTACTAATCGCGTGTCGATAGTGATATCTGATTCAGACAGTTCAGGTTTTACAACCCCAACTTATATAGTTTGGCATTGCCCCTCTACACCCGCGATTGTAGATAGTTGAAGTATTAGATCAAGACATTaactaaaaatttcaaaatactaataagtaattttttttttaattcctcGTTGGTTTTCTATTCAGATCAAGTAGTAAAATTACAAATTGCTTTTTATATGCCTGCAACAGAAATGAGTAATAGTTTCCGTTTAGGACTTGTAATATACAGTAACACAAGTACTAAAATATCTCTTCCCTGCATAATCAAGAATCTCATATTTCAATCCAACTACCGAGATGGAAGAATAGTCCAAAAAAAATTTTGCCGAACTATATACAATATTTTCTTACCTGCCCATTTGCTTATTAATCCATTTCAGCAATCTATCAGCCGTCCTTCCATCATCAATGGAGATTATTTTACTATTCTCCTTCTTTGGTTCCCAACTGCCGGAGACAAATTGAGATGGTGGACCCCATAGAAGCAGTGGGTAATGATCAACAGAGAATTTATCACAAAGATTACTATTTATCTGTGCTGCCAAACATTTGGAAAAGGAGGACTGATCACTAAGCGAGATGATGAAGAGGAATAATAGACTTTGAAAATTAGAGATTCTAACAACCAAATAATTCACCAACAGAAATTAGATTCCCAGTGATATCGAGCATGTTTAGGACTTTAAGTGTGATGTATAAAAGGGAGAATTCCGACTTCCATTTCTTGTTATGTTTATGGGTTGGGAAAAAAGAATGATTTCGGAAACATAATTGAAATCAAAATGAGTGTGGAAATATACTTCAAACGGTTCAGACCCCTACAGAAGGAAATCACATCAAAAAAATCTTGTAATTGATACATCATTAGCCGTTCAAATTCGTCAAATTCACTATCATGATGAGTTGTTTACAAGTTTGTTTGAGGCATCCATCAGTCCATATGCATGACAAAATTAGTATATAGTCATATTGTCATTTCAGATACATAAATAAGGTAACTATGCTGATGAACAGTGATGTGGTGGTTGTCTCAATATAACCAGCAAGATCTAGAAATCagaaagatgagaagagaaTAAACCATACCGTCacgaataaaattacaaaactagtatctaaaataaaaaaaaatgtgctTAGTGGTTTTTATTATTCATAAGTGAACTATAATGGCATGCTGGCAATCAGTCAGTCACTAAACAATAAAGCATCAATAAAGAATAGCAGCAATACCTTTTCTGCACAGTCAACCCTGACCATCAAAATTAGCCCCGGATGAACTGCATTCGCACCATTGAAAAGCTTGGCTACTTTTTCATATTGTGGCTGCAAAGTTAAATTAAACAATCAGCACGGAGAAACCTTACTGCAAGGAGTCAGTTTTAATATATGCACTAATACATACTTTATAGTTCCTGCAAGCCGGACACCTGCAAGACCAGTGATACCATGAGAAAATATTCATAGAAAACCTTCTTGAAGGTTCACAGACAAGAACTAAATGTAAATTCtacaaaaaatt includes:
- the LOC108202876 gene encoding sulfhydryl oxidase 2 isoform X2, with amino-acid sequence MCKKQESRNRFLVPSPLVQNPQIPTYTHSSPIYTHKLSVSVHRSFSMYKSLILAILLLISCFEASCSITTGSRSLLRAVNTNAQDHTNFAIDLNSTSFDAVLKDTPATFAIVEFFAHWCPACRNYKPQYEKVAKLFNGANAVHPGLILMVRVDCAEKINSNLCDKFSVDHYPLLLWGPPSQFVSGSWEPKKENSKIISIDDGRTADRLLKWINKQMGSSYSLDDGKYENEHVLSNLSDPGQIARAVYDIEEATSMAFNLILEHKMIKSKTRASFIEFLQLIVAHHPSRRCRKGSANILVNFDDLCPSDILSGKKQECMTSGPITLSNSHICGSEVPRGYYMFCRGSNNETRGFSCGLWVLLHSLSVRIEDGESQMAFSATCKFIHNFFICEECRQHFYEMCSSVSNPFNSTRDYALWLWTAHNNVNSRLMKEEASQGTGDPKFPKMMWPPKQLCPSCYLQSPQSDAENQIDWDQNEVFKFLASYYGNTLVKLYKDKELLGEAGSDKAVIDDLATSTNALVPLGAALAIALASCAFGALACFWRSKQKNRKQRRSWS
- the LOC108202876 gene encoding sulfhydryl oxidase 2 isoform X1, translating into MCKKQESRNRFLVPSPLVQNPQIPTYTHSSPIYTHKLSVSVHRSFSMYKSLILAILLLISCFEASCSITTGSRSLLRAVNTNAQDHTNFAIDLNSTSFDAVLKDTPATFAIVEFFAHWCPACRNYKPQYEKVAKLFNGANAVHPGLILMVRVDCAEKINSNLCDKFSVDHYPLLLWGPPSQFVSGSWEPKKENSKIISIDDGRTADRLLKWINKQMGSSYSLDDGKYENEHVLSNLSDPGQIARAVYDIEEATSMAFNLILEHKMIKSKTRASFIEFLQLIVAHHPSRRCRKGSANILVNFDDLCPSDILSGKKQECMTSGPITLSNSHICGSEVPRGYYMFCRGSNNETRGFSCGLWVLLHSLSVRIEDGESQMAFSATCKFIHNFFICEECRQHFYEMCSSVSNPFNSTRDYALWLWTAHNNVNSRLMKEEASQGTGDPKFPKMMWPPKQLCPSCYLQSPQSDAENQIDWDQNEVFKFLASYYGNTLVKLYKDKELLGEAGSDKAVIDDLATSTNALVPLGAALAIALASCAFGALACFWRSKQKNRKYLYLHSLKSI
- the LOC108202877 gene encoding uncharacterized protein LOC108202877, which codes for MGDHFVLLVDRMLTESTLEAAVESRHLVAQENNDTVVDCASHLDSETDLSQRKVAECRICQDEDFESLLEAPCSCRGSLKYAHRRCVQRWCRVKGNTTCEICNQLFKPNYTAPPPVFRLGHIPVNLRAIGRLNLIESHSIAVVSADRNFLDPLDDESAGSASRSFTRYLSLAAIFMVLLMLRHTLPLIINGTDDFSFPLFVFFLLRTSGIILPAYIILRTVGAIRYR